One segment of Ignavibacteria bacterium DNA contains the following:
- a CDS encoding DUF4097 domain-containing protein: MKTLVTRPTINLMRLSILLLVFFTYTNLMGCIHLSFNHHPDDPKMELIKEKTLQTQEGKNLYLSTASGDVRINSWDRNEVQVKIYGNDRARDKMKFAIEESGEGIKVEGKSSTSSWLSFWKSTRVRYEIVIPKKYNSKASTSGGDISLDNLDGAVKFSTSGGDIRVQNVSGRVDASTSGGDIRLMSISGPIKCSTSGGDISIKESKGDVSTSTSGGDISLQCADGKIGASTSGGDIRVDYSGSNQGIKLKTSGGDISLKVDYDFAGNVDLSSLGGDVSCDLTMTAVTKKKSSSLIGAANSGGPEVECSTLGGDIRIRKR, from the coding sequence ATGAAAACATTAGTTACAAGACCAACAATAAACTTAATGCGCTTATCAATTCTTCTATTAGTGTTTTTCACTTACACAAATTTAATGGGATGTATTCATTTAAGTTTTAACCATCATCCTGATGATCCCAAAATGGAACTCATAAAAGAAAAGACGCTTCAAACTCAGGAAGGGAAGAATTTATATCTTTCAACTGCCTCTGGAGATGTGCGAATTAATTCGTGGGATAGAAACGAAGTACAAGTAAAGATTTACGGGAACGATAGAGCAAGGGACAAAATGAAATTCGCCATTGAGGAATCTGGAGAAGGAATTAAAGTCGAAGGTAAAAGCTCGACTTCAAGCTGGCTTTCATTTTGGAAAAGCACAAGAGTGAGATATGAAATTGTGATTCCGAAAAAATATAACAGCAAAGCTTCAACTTCAGGCGGGGATATATCTCTAGATAATTTAGATGGAGCAGTAAAGTTCAGCACATCAGGTGGAGATATTAGAGTTCAAAACGTTTCTGGAAGAGTCGATGCCTCAACGTCAGGCGGCGATATTCGGTTGATGAGTATCTCTGGTCCGATCAAATGCAGCACTTCTGGCGGCGACATTTCTATAAAGGAATCCAAAGGGGATGTTTCAACTTCAACATCTGGAGGGGATATTTCATTGCAATGTGCGGATGGAAAAATAGGTGCATCAACAAGCGGCGGCGACATTCGAGTAGATTACTCAGGTTCAAATCAAGGAATAAAATTAAAAACTTCCGGAGGAGATATTTCACTTAAGGTCGATTACGATTTTGCAGGTAATGTTGATCTATCTTCACTTGGCGGAGATGTTTCGTGTGATTTAACAATGACCGCTGTAACAAAAAAGAAATCCTCTTCATTGATCGGCGCAGCAAACAGTGGCGGACCTGAAGTCGAGTGCTCAACTCTCGGTGGTGATATACGAATAAGGAAAAGATAA